ATCGCGATGTCATGCACATCGTGAACACGATCGATCGCCTCAGCGATCAGCCTCACGCCTGAGCGCCTGTCAGGGCGCGATCCGGGATGAACGACGAGGAAGTGGATTCCCAGTCGTGCGCACAACGAGGCCTCATGGAGCAATCCCTTCAAGTTTCGCTCGTCCTCGTCGATCTTCGCTAGATTGGGAAGATACGATAGATGGGCAAAGACAGGCAACTGCGCCGACAGGCGGTCAAAGGCCTCCATGTCTGCCTCCGATAGTTCCCTTTGCATCCATGACCGCGGGTTCTTGACAAATATCTGCACCGCCTGGCACTCGAGTTCGTTCGCCCTTCTCAACGTATCATCAAATCCCTTTGATATGGAAACATGAAAACCAATCTTCATGACCGCTCCGATGCATACAGGATATGACAAAAAGCCTTGCAAATAAAGACGGAAAGATGCACAATGTACGGCATGAGCAAAGAGACCATAGGGATCATTGTCGGCGGCGGACCCGCACCTGGCATCAACGGAGTCATCAGCGCCGCAACTATCGAGGCGATCAACTCGGGGAAAAAAGTCGTCGGTATCAAGGGTGGTTTCAAGGCCCTCTTCGACGGGCATAAGGACATATTCATGCCGCTCACGATCGACGACGTGTCGCGGATACACGCCTCGGGGGGCTCCATTCTGCGAACCTCGCGGGACAAGCCGGAGAATGCCAAGGCAAAGTTCAAGACCCTTATGTCCACCCTGAAAGGGGCGGGCATCAAGTATCTCATAACCATCGGCGGCGACGGCACCCTCTACATGGCAAACTGGATCGAGCGAGAGGCCCGCGGCTCGGTAAGCGTCGTGCACACCCCCAAGACGATCGACAACGACATACCGCTTCCCGGCGGTTTCTCCACCTTTGGCTTCCAGACCGCCCGCCACGTCGGGGTCTACATTGTCAACAATATCATAGAGGATGCCCGCACAATGGGCCGATGGTATTTCATCACCACCATGGGGAGGCACGCGGGGCATCTGGCGCTTGGCATGGGCAAAGCGGCCGGCGCGACGATATGCCTCATTCCCGAGGAATTCCCCGAAAAAAAGCTTTCCTTCAAAAAGGTTGCAGACATCCTCACCGCTTCCATACTGAAACGGCGCAGCATGGACAGGGACTACGGCGTAGCCATTCTCGCCGAGGGGATATCGGAGAAATTCGACCTCGAGGAACTGGGCAAGCACGAGGAAGTGGAACGCAACGAAAAGGGCGAGCTCAAGCTTTCCGAGATACAGCTGGGAAGGGTCCTCAGGGACTTCGTCAACAAGACCCTTTCCGAAATGGGCATCGAGGGGGTCGGCATTGTGGACAAGAACATCGGCTACGAGCTGCGCGCCGCCAACCCCATACCTTTCGATGTGGAATATACACGCAATCTCGGTTACGGCGCTGTCAGGTACCTTCTCAAGGGTGGCACCGGCTCCATGATAGTCGCCTATGAAGGCAATCTGAAACCCGTTCCCTTTGTCGAGATAATCGACTACAAGACGGGAAAGGTCAAGATCAGAAGGGTGGATATGGCAACGGAGACTTACGAGGTTGCCAGGAAATACATGATACGTGTTGAAAGGGAAGATTTCGAGGGCCCTCATCTGGCGCACCTCGCCAGGGCTGCCAACATGTCGCCGGAAGATTTCAGATCTCGCTTCGAATATATTCTCGGCCCGCCTCTCTAGAAACGTCTTCCGAGACATATGTGCTCAATCGCGCGCGAATAATATGATAGACGAGAGGAAGAAATTTCAGGAAGTCCTCAACGTCGGCCTTGAAGTCATCCAGACCAGGGACATCGATATCCTTTTGGAGCGTATCCTCACAAAGGCGCGTCACCTGACGAACGCCGATGCCGGGTCCATTTACATCAAGGAAGGCGAAACACTGCTTTTCCGCTATACCCAGAACGACACGCTGCAGAAACAGCTCCCTGCCGGCAAAAAACTGATCTATTCAACCTTCACAATTCCCGTCAGCAATCAATCAATCTCGGGTTATGTCGCGAACACAGGAAAGGTCCTCAACCTGGACAACGTTTACACTCTCGCCGGCAGCGTACCCTTTTCCTTTGATCCTTCATACGACAAGATCTCGGGATACAAGACGCGGTCCGTGCTCTCCTTTCCGTTGAAAACCCACACCGATGAGGTGGTCGGGGTGCTTCAGCTTATCAATGCCACAGATCCGGGCGGAAATATCATTCCCTTTCAACGCGAGGACGAACCCTTCGTCGTCCACTTTGCCAACAACGCCGCCATAGCTATCGAACGGGCGACAATGACGCGCGATATCATATTGCGCATGATAAAGATGGCGGAGCTTCGAGACCCCATGGAAACGGGCGCCCATGTGAACCGCGTTTCATCTTATTCCGTCGAACTCTACGAGGTCTGGGCGGCCAGGAAAGGCATCGGCAAGGCGGAACTGGAACAGAACAGGGACATCCTCAAGATGTCAGCCATGCTCCACGATGTGGGCAAAGTCGCCATAACGGACCTCATCCTCAAGAAACCTGCCCGTCTCGACAGCTATGAATACGAAGTGATGAAACAGCATACCTATCTTGGAGCGCAGCTCTTCTCCCATCAGCGCTCCGATTTCGACAAAGCCGCCTTCCTCGTTGCCCTCAACCATCACGAAAGATGGGATGGCAAAGGTTATCCCGGCTATATCGATTACGCAACGGGCGAACCCCTGCCTGGTTTTGAGGACTTAAGCGGCCGGGCCATAGGCAAGAAACAAGAGGAGATTCCCGTCTTCGGCCGCATCGTCGCCATCGCCGACGTCTTCGATGCGCTGAGTTCGGGAAGGTCCTACAAGGAGCCCTGGGAGGAAGAACGCGTCCTCGAAACAATGGACCGCGAACGAGGCCGGCACTTCGACCCCGAAATGCTCGACGTCTTCTTCTCCATCCTCGATATGATCCGCAATATCATGCACCGCTACCCGGATAACAGCGAATAGAAAACCGTTTCAGCGTGAAACTTTAAACCTTCGGAAACCGGCTAGACGTAGACCCGCAATACCCTTCTCGAGATCTTGCACAGTATTTCGTAGGGGATCGTGCCCGCCAGTTCGGCCATCTCATTGGCGGAAATGCGCATCCCTTCACCGTCGCCTTCGCCGAGTAGAATCGCTTCATCTCCACTTTCGACACCATCGAGACCGGTGATATCGGCAAGGATCCAGTCCATGCAGACCCTTCCGACGATATTGCATTCCCTGCTGTTTATTAACACCCGACCCTTGTTCGAAAGCGACCTGGGATATCCGTCCGAGTATCCAACGGGTATATAAGCAATCCGCGTGATGCGGGGGGTCTCGTAGGTCCTTCCATAACTCAGGGGCACTCCGGCGGGCAACTCCCTGCAAAAGGCTATGCGGGCCACGACCTTCATCACCTGCCGCAGAGGGAGGACCTCTTCGAGGGACCGCGACGGATGGGAACCATAGAGGCTTATGCCGGCGCGCACGAGAGAGAAATGGGCCTCGGGGTAGGTGACAATAGCGCCGCTGCTGCTCATATGCACGTATGCCGGGTCGAGGCCTGCCGTTTTGAAGATATCCACCACTTTAGCGAACGTCCTGATCTGGGAAAGCCCGAAGTCGTCTCGCACCTCCGACGACGGGAAATGGGTCATGACGCCTTCCGTCTTGAGTCCCGGGGCTCCCGCAAGAATGGCGGCGATCCTTTGCGCATCTTCCGGTCTGAAACCGAGCCTCCCCATGCCCGTGTCGAACTTTATGTGCACCCTGAGGGGCCGGGCAAATTCCTTTGATCGATCCGCCAACCTTCCAAGAAGCGCATCATCGTAAACTGCCGGTGTCAGATCATAGCGAAGGACCGGCTCGACCTCATCCCAGGAAAACACGCCGCTCATGACGAGGAGGGGTGCTGTGATGCCGCCTTTTCTGAGATCCACGCCTTCGTCGACCGTTGCCACACCCAGGTAATCGATGCCGATCGACTCCAGTCTCCTCGAGACCTCAAGGGCCCCGTGACCGTAAGCATCGGCCTTGACGACGCCAAGGAGCCCGGCGCCCGGGCTTAGCCGCTGCCTGATGGACCGGTAATTGTACTCGAGGGCGCCAAGGTCGATATAGGCGACCGCCCTCGGAGAGTTCGACATTGAAAGGCCTCCTTAATTATTGCATGGAACGGATGCCGCGGAACACCTTTTCATATGCCCCGACGGTTCGATCTATCTCGGCCTGATGCAGTGTGAGCGTGACGAATGACGCCTCGAACTGGCTGGGGGCGAAAAAGATGCCCTCATCCAACATGGCCTTGAAGAACCTCTCGTAGAGGTCCCTGTCGGACGCCGCTGCGGCGGCGCAGCCGGTCACGGCGTTCCTCGAAAAGAACCCCGTAAACATGCCGGTTATGGAATTTATGCGGTAGGGAATCTCATATCGGCCTGCAATGGCCGCTATCTCCTTCGATAAGGTCAGTCCCGTGCTGTTAAGACGCGCATAGAGTTCATCGGAATTGCGCCTCAGGAAGTCCAGCACGTGAAGACCGGCGCGCACGGCAACGGGGTTCCCCGAAAGAGTGCCAGCCTGGTACACATCTCCGAGCGGGGCAAGGCGTTCCATGATATGCCTTTTCCCGCCGAAGGCGCCT
This sequence is a window from Syntrophorhabdaceae bacterium. Protein-coding genes within it:
- the pfp gene encoding diphosphate--fructose-6-phosphate 1-phosphotransferase; translation: MYGMSKETIGIIVGGGPAPGINGVISAATIEAINSGKKVVGIKGGFKALFDGHKDIFMPLTIDDVSRIHASGGSILRTSRDKPENAKAKFKTLMSTLKGAGIKYLITIGGDGTLYMANWIEREARGSVSVVHTPKTIDNDIPLPGGFSTFGFQTARHVGVYIVNNIIEDARTMGRWYFITTMGRHAGHLALGMGKAAGATICLIPEEFPEKKLSFKKVADILTASILKRRSMDRDYGVAILAEGISEKFDLEELGKHEEVERNEKGELKLSEIQLGRVLRDFVNKTLSEMGIEGVGIVDKNIGYELRAANPIPFDVEYTRNLGYGAVRYLLKGGTGSMIVAYEGNLKPVPFVEIIDYKTGKVKIRRVDMATETYEVARKYMIRVEREDFEGPHLAHLARAANMSPEDFRSRFEYILGPPL
- a CDS encoding GAF domain-containing protein yields the protein MIDERKKFQEVLNVGLEVIQTRDIDILLERILTKARHLTNADAGSIYIKEGETLLFRYTQNDTLQKQLPAGKKLIYSTFTIPVSNQSISGYVANTGKVLNLDNVYTLAGSVPFSFDPSYDKISGYKTRSVLSFPLKTHTDEVVGVLQLINATDPGGNIIPFQREDEPFVVHFANNAAIAIERATMTRDIILRMIKMAELRDPMETGAHVNRVSSYSVELYEVWAARKGIGKAELEQNRDILKMSAMLHDVGKVAITDLILKKPARLDSYEYEVMKQHTYLGAQLFSHQRSDFDKAAFLVALNHHERWDGKGYPGYIDYATGEPLPGFEDLSGRAIGKKQEEIPVFGRIVAIADVFDALSSGRSYKEPWEEERVLETMDRERGRHFDPEMLDVFFSILDMIRNIMHRYPDNSE
- the alr gene encoding alanine racemase: MSNSPRAVAYIDLGALEYNYRSIRQRLSPGAGLLGVVKADAYGHGALEVSRRLESIGIDYLGVATVDEGVDLRKGGITAPLLVMSGVFSWDEVEPVLRYDLTPAVYDDALLGRLADRSKEFARPLRVHIKFDTGMGRLGFRPEDAQRIAAILAGAPGLKTEGVMTHFPSSEVRDDFGLSQIRTFAKVVDIFKTAGLDPAYVHMSSSGAIVTYPEAHFSLVRAGISLYGSHPSRSLEEVLPLRQVMKVVARIAFCRELPAGVPLSYGRTYETPRITRIAYIPVGYSDGYPRSLSNKGRVLINSRECNIVGRVCMDWILADITGLDGVESGDEAILLGEGDGEGMRISANEMAELAGTIPYEILCKISRRVLRVYV